One Leopardus geoffroyi isolate Oge1 chromosome C1, O.geoffroyi_Oge1_pat1.0, whole genome shotgun sequence DNA segment encodes these proteins:
- the SMPDL3B gene encoding acid sphingomyelinase-like phosphodiesterase 3b isoform X4 produces MRLFKLLIFLARWGVTRAEPGTKVYAALGNHDFHPKNQLPAGSNSIYDQVAELWRPWLSNESIALFKEGAFYAEKLPGLSGAGRVVVLNTNLYYGNNEQTAGMADPARQFQWLEDVLTNASRAKEMVYIVGHVPPGFFEKTRNKAWFREGFNEDYLKVVRKHHHVIAGQFFGHHHTDSFRMFYDDTGAPISVMFLTPGVTPWKTTLPGVVNGANNPGIRVFEYDRATLSLQDMVTYFVNLSQANEKGIPLWELEYRLTEAYGVPDAGSRSMHAALGRIASDPGTLQRYYVYNSVSYDREACDPACSAEHVCAMREVAFDAYAACLRAPGAAPAPRLALLLAALLGLRALLAP; encoded by the exons ATGAGGCTGTTCAAGCTGCTGATTTTCTTGGCCCGCTGGGGAGTCACCAGGGCTGAACCAG GTACTAAAGTCTACGCTGCTTTGGGGAATCATGACTTTCACCCCAAGAACCAGCTCCCAGCAGGGAGCAACAGCATCTATGATCAGGTAGCAGAACTGTGGAGGCCCTGGCTCAGTAACGAATCCATCGCTCTCTTCAAAGAAG GTGCCTTCTATGCCGAGAAGCTGCCTGGACTGAGTGGGGCTGGGCGAGTCGTGGTCCTCAACACCAACCTGTACTACGGCAACAATGAGCAAACAGCGGGCATGGCTGACCCCGCTCGGCAGTTCCAGTGGTTGGAAGACGTGCTGACCAATGCATCCCGAGCTAAGGAAATG GTGTACATTGTTGGCCACGTGCCCCCAGGGTTCTTTGAGAAGACTCGGAACAAAGCTTGGTTCCGGGAGGGCTTCAATGAGGACTACTTGAAGGTGGTCCGGAAGCACCATCATGTCATCGCGGGGCAGTTCTTCGGTCACCACCACACTGACAGCTTCCGGATGTTTTATGATGATACAG GTGCCCCCATCAGCGTCATGTTCCTTACACCGGGGGTCACCCCATGGAAAACCACCTTACCTGGAGTGGTCAACGGGGCCAACAATCCAGGCATCCGGGTATTTGAATATGACCGAGCCACACTGAGCCTGCAG gACATGGTGACCTACTTCGTGAACCTGAGCCAGGCGAACGAAAAGGGGATCCCGCTCTGGGAGCTTGAGTACCGGTTGACCGAGGCCTACGGGGTGCCCGACGCAGGCTCCCGCTCCATGCACGCGGCGCTGGGCCGCATCGCCAGCGACCCCGGCACGTTGCAGCGCTACTACGTCTACAACTCGGTCAGCTACGACAGGGAGGCCTGCGACCCGGCCTGCAGCGCCGAGCACGTGTGCGCGATGCGCGAGGTGGCCTTCGACGCTTACGCCGCCTGCCTGCGCGCCCCTGGCGCCGCGCCCGCGCCCCGGCTCGCGCTCCTGCTCGCGGCGCTGCTGGGCCTGCGCGCGCTGTTAGCGCCGTGA
- the SMPDL3B gene encoding acid sphingomyelinase-like phosphodiesterase 3b isoform X1 produces MRLFKLLIFLARWGVTRAEPGKFWHISDLHLDPDYKVSEDPLQVCPSAGSQPVPNAGPWGDYLCDSPWVLINSSIYAMKEIEPKPDFILWTGDDTPHVPNERLGEAAVLAIVDRLTRLIREVFPGTKVYAALGNHDFHPKNQLPAGSNSIYDQVAELWRPWLSNESIALFKEGAFYAEKLPGLSGAGRVVVLNTNLYYGNNEQTAGMADPARQFQWLEDVLTNASRAKEMVYIVGHVPPGFFEKTRNKAWFREGFNEDYLKVVRKHHHVIAGQFFGHHHTDSFRMFYDDTGAPISVMFLTPGVTPWKTTLPGVVNGANNPGIRVFEYDRATLSLQDMVTYFVNLSQANEKGIPLWELEYRLTEAYGVPDAGSRSMHAALGRIASDPGTLQRYYVYNSVSYDREACDPACSAEHVCAMREVAFDAYAACLRAPGAAPAPRLALLLAALLGLRALLAP; encoded by the exons ATGAGGCTGTTCAAGCTGCTGATTTTCTTGGCCCGCTGGGGAGTCACCAGGGCTGAACCAG GGAAGTTCTGGCACATCTCGGACCTGCACCTTGACCCTGACTACAAGGTATCTGAAGACCCCCTCCAGGTGTGCCCATCAGCTGGCTCCCAGCCGGTGCCCAATGCAGGCCCCTGGGGTGACTACCTCTGCGACTCTCCCTGGGTCCTCATCAACTCCTCCATCTATGCCATGAAGGAGATCGAGCCCAAGCCAGACTTCATCCTCTGGACCGG TGACGACACACCTCATGTGCCCAatgagaggctgggagaggcagcCGTGCTGGCAATTGTGGACCGCCTGACCAGGCTCATCAGAGAGGTCTTTCCAG GTACTAAAGTCTACGCTGCTTTGGGGAATCATGACTTTCACCCCAAGAACCAGCTCCCAGCAGGGAGCAACAGCATCTATGATCAGGTAGCAGAACTGTGGAGGCCCTGGCTCAGTAACGAATCCATCGCTCTCTTCAAAGAAG GTGCCTTCTATGCCGAGAAGCTGCCTGGACTGAGTGGGGCTGGGCGAGTCGTGGTCCTCAACACCAACCTGTACTACGGCAACAATGAGCAAACAGCGGGCATGGCTGACCCCGCTCGGCAGTTCCAGTGGTTGGAAGACGTGCTGACCAATGCATCCCGAGCTAAGGAAATG GTGTACATTGTTGGCCACGTGCCCCCAGGGTTCTTTGAGAAGACTCGGAACAAAGCTTGGTTCCGGGAGGGCTTCAATGAGGACTACTTGAAGGTGGTCCGGAAGCACCATCATGTCATCGCGGGGCAGTTCTTCGGTCACCACCACACTGACAGCTTCCGGATGTTTTATGATGATACAG GTGCCCCCATCAGCGTCATGTTCCTTACACCGGGGGTCACCCCATGGAAAACCACCTTACCTGGAGTGGTCAACGGGGCCAACAATCCAGGCATCCGGGTATTTGAATATGACCGAGCCACACTGAGCCTGCAG gACATGGTGACCTACTTCGTGAACCTGAGCCAGGCGAACGAAAAGGGGATCCCGCTCTGGGAGCTTGAGTACCGGTTGACCGAGGCCTACGGGGTGCCCGACGCAGGCTCCCGCTCCATGCACGCGGCGCTGGGCCGCATCGCCAGCGACCCCGGCACGTTGCAGCGCTACTACGTCTACAACTCGGTCAGCTACGACAGGGAGGCCTGCGACCCGGCCTGCAGCGCCGAGCACGTGTGCGCGATGCGCGAGGTGGCCTTCGACGCTTACGCCGCCTGCCTGCGCGCCCCTGGCGCCGCGCCCGCGCCCCGGCTCGCGCTCCTGCTCGCGGCGCTGCTGGGCCTGCGCGCGCTGTTAGCGCCGTGA
- the SMPDL3B gene encoding acid sphingomyelinase-like phosphodiesterase 3b isoform X2 — protein MRLFKLLIFLARWGVTRAEPGKFWHISDLHLDPDYKVSEDPLQVCPSAGSQPVPNAGPWGDYLCDSPWVLINSSIYAMKEIEPKPDFILWTGDDTPHVPNERLGEAAVLAIVDRLTRLIREVFPGTKVYAALGNHDFHPKNQLPAGSNSIYDQVAELWRPWLSNESIALFKEGAFYAEKLPGLSGAGRVVVLNTNLYYGNNEQTAGMADPARQFQWLEDVLTNASRAKEMVLGEEGNCQPSPLLLLPASLSPTVSLLKGAPISVMFLTPGVTPWKTTLPGVVNGANNPGIRVFEYDRATLSLQDMVTYFVNLSQANEKGIPLWELEYRLTEAYGVPDAGSRSMHAALGRIASDPGTLQRYYVYNSVSYDREACDPACSAEHVCAMREVAFDAYAACLRAPGAAPAPRLALLLAALLGLRALLAP, from the exons ATGAGGCTGTTCAAGCTGCTGATTTTCTTGGCCCGCTGGGGAGTCACCAGGGCTGAACCAG GGAAGTTCTGGCACATCTCGGACCTGCACCTTGACCCTGACTACAAGGTATCTGAAGACCCCCTCCAGGTGTGCCCATCAGCTGGCTCCCAGCCGGTGCCCAATGCAGGCCCCTGGGGTGACTACCTCTGCGACTCTCCCTGGGTCCTCATCAACTCCTCCATCTATGCCATGAAGGAGATCGAGCCCAAGCCAGACTTCATCCTCTGGACCGG TGACGACACACCTCATGTGCCCAatgagaggctgggagaggcagcCGTGCTGGCAATTGTGGACCGCCTGACCAGGCTCATCAGAGAGGTCTTTCCAG GTACTAAAGTCTACGCTGCTTTGGGGAATCATGACTTTCACCCCAAGAACCAGCTCCCAGCAGGGAGCAACAGCATCTATGATCAGGTAGCAGAACTGTGGAGGCCCTGGCTCAGTAACGAATCCATCGCTCTCTTCAAAGAAG GTGCCTTCTATGCCGAGAAGCTGCCTGGACTGAGTGGGGCTGGGCGAGTCGTGGTCCTCAACACCAACCTGTACTACGGCAACAATGAGCAAACAGCGGGCATGGCTGACCCCGCTCGGCAGTTCCAGTGGTTGGAAGACGTGCTGACCAATGCATCCCGAGCTAAGGAAATG GTACTCGGCGAGGAGGGCAActgccagcccagccccctcctcctcttgccaGCCTCTCTCAgtcccactgtctctctcctgAAAGGTGCCCCCATCAGCGTCATGTTCCTTACACCGGGGGTCACCCCATGGAAAACCACCTTACCTGGAGTGGTCAACGGGGCCAACAATCCAGGCATCCGGGTATTTGAATATGACCGAGCCACACTGAGCCTGCAG gACATGGTGACCTACTTCGTGAACCTGAGCCAGGCGAACGAAAAGGGGATCCCGCTCTGGGAGCTTGAGTACCGGTTGACCGAGGCCTACGGGGTGCCCGACGCAGGCTCCCGCTCCATGCACGCGGCGCTGGGCCGCATCGCCAGCGACCCCGGCACGTTGCAGCGCTACTACGTCTACAACTCGGTCAGCTACGACAGGGAGGCCTGCGACCCGGCCTGCAGCGCCGAGCACGTGTGCGCGATGCGCGAGGTGGCCTTCGACGCTTACGCCGCCTGCCTGCGCGCCCCTGGCGCCGCGCCCGCGCCCCGGCTCGCGCTCCTGCTCGCGGCGCTGCTGGGCCTGCGCGCGCTGTTAGCGCCGTGA
- the SMPDL3B gene encoding acid sphingomyelinase-like phosphodiesterase 3b isoform X3, whose amino-acid sequence MKEIEPKPDFILWTGDDTPHVPNERLGEAAVLAIVDRLTRLIREVFPGTKVYAALGNHDFHPKNQLPAGSNSIYDQVAELWRPWLSNESIALFKEGAFYAEKLPGLSGAGRVVVLNTNLYYGNNEQTAGMADPARQFQWLEDVLTNASRAKEMVYIVGHVPPGFFEKTRNKAWFREGFNEDYLKVVRKHHHVIAGQFFGHHHTDSFRMFYDDTGAPISVMFLTPGVTPWKTTLPGVVNGANNPGIRVFEYDRATLSLQDMVTYFVNLSQANEKGIPLWELEYRLTEAYGVPDAGSRSMHAALGRIASDPGTLQRYYVYNSVSYDREACDPACSAEHVCAMREVAFDAYAACLRAPGAAPAPRLALLLAALLGLRALLAP is encoded by the exons ATGAAGGAGATCGAGCCCAAGCCAGACTTCATCCTCTGGACCGG TGACGACACACCTCATGTGCCCAatgagaggctgggagaggcagcCGTGCTGGCAATTGTGGACCGCCTGACCAGGCTCATCAGAGAGGTCTTTCCAG GTACTAAAGTCTACGCTGCTTTGGGGAATCATGACTTTCACCCCAAGAACCAGCTCCCAGCAGGGAGCAACAGCATCTATGATCAGGTAGCAGAACTGTGGAGGCCCTGGCTCAGTAACGAATCCATCGCTCTCTTCAAAGAAG GTGCCTTCTATGCCGAGAAGCTGCCTGGACTGAGTGGGGCTGGGCGAGTCGTGGTCCTCAACACCAACCTGTACTACGGCAACAATGAGCAAACAGCGGGCATGGCTGACCCCGCTCGGCAGTTCCAGTGGTTGGAAGACGTGCTGACCAATGCATCCCGAGCTAAGGAAATG GTGTACATTGTTGGCCACGTGCCCCCAGGGTTCTTTGAGAAGACTCGGAACAAAGCTTGGTTCCGGGAGGGCTTCAATGAGGACTACTTGAAGGTGGTCCGGAAGCACCATCATGTCATCGCGGGGCAGTTCTTCGGTCACCACCACACTGACAGCTTCCGGATGTTTTATGATGATACAG GTGCCCCCATCAGCGTCATGTTCCTTACACCGGGGGTCACCCCATGGAAAACCACCTTACCTGGAGTGGTCAACGGGGCCAACAATCCAGGCATCCGGGTATTTGAATATGACCGAGCCACACTGAGCCTGCAG gACATGGTGACCTACTTCGTGAACCTGAGCCAGGCGAACGAAAAGGGGATCCCGCTCTGGGAGCTTGAGTACCGGTTGACCGAGGCCTACGGGGTGCCCGACGCAGGCTCCCGCTCCATGCACGCGGCGCTGGGCCGCATCGCCAGCGACCCCGGCACGTTGCAGCGCTACTACGTCTACAACTCGGTCAGCTACGACAGGGAGGCCTGCGACCCGGCCTGCAGCGCCGAGCACGTGTGCGCGATGCGCGAGGTGGCCTTCGACGCTTACGCCGCCTGCCTGCGCGCCCCTGGCGCCGCGCCCGCGCCCCGGCTCGCGCTCCTGCTCGCGGCGCTGCTGGGCCTGCGCGCGCTGTTAGCGCCGTGA
- the XKR8 gene encoding XK-related protein 8, whose translation MPWLPRAALLWDLVLGFLGTAAFLVDLGADLWAAGQYVLSGRYLWAALVLALLGLASVALQLFSWVWLRADPVGLHASQPPGRCLALLHLLQLGYLYRCVQGLQQGLLVWQQEAPSDFDLAYADFLTLDISMLRLFETFLETTPQLTLVLAIVLQSGRAESYQWVGICTSFVGISWALLDYHRALRTCLPSKPPLGPGSSVVYFLWNLLLLWPRVFVVALFSALFPHYVALHFLGLWLVLLFWVWLQGTDFMPDSCSEWLYRATVATILYFSWFNVAEGRTRGRAAIHLVFLLSDSVLMAVTWLTHIAWLPSGIPLQTLLPVGGVCVLLGLALRLVYYRWLHPSCRWEPDRVDGTRGLGSLEWRRLPQNRRMAQLAQNFFPRVRDEAALPQKGEVNGVL comes from the exons ATGCCCTGGTTGCCCCGCGCCGCGCTCCTTTGGgacctggtcctgggctttttgGGCACCGCCGCCTTCCTGGTCGACCTGGGCGCCGACCTCTGGGCCGCCGGCCAGTATGTGCTCAGCGGCCGCTACCTGTGGGCCGCGCTGGTGCTGGCGCTGCTGGGCCTCGCGTCTGTGGCGCTGCAGCTCTTCAGCTGGGTCTGGTTGCGCGCCGACCCCGTCGGCTTGCACGCGTCCCAGCCCCCAGGCCGCTGCCTGGCACTGCTGCATCTCTTGCAGCTGGGCTACCTGTACAG GTGCGTGCAGGGGCTGCAGCAGGGGCTGCTGGTGTGGCAGCAGGAGGCGCCCTCTGACTTTGACCTGGCTTATGCCGACTTCCTGACTCTGGACATCAGCATGCTGCGGCTCTTTGAGACCTTCTTGGAGACGACTCCACAGCTCACGCTGGTGCTGGCCATTGTGTTGCAGAGCGGCCGGGCTGAGTCCTACCAGT GGGTCGGCATCTGCACATCCTTCGTGGGTATCTCGTGGGCTCTGCTTGACTACCACCGGGCCTTGcgcacctgcctcccctccaagCCGCCCCTGGGGCCAGGCTCCTCTGTGGTCTACTTCCTGTGGAACCTGCTGCTGCTGTGGCCCCGAGTCTTCGTCGTGGCCCTCTTCTCAGCTCTCTTCCCCCACTATGTGGCCCTGCACTTCTTGGGCCTGTGGCTGGTGCTGCTCTTCTGGGTCTGGCTTCAGGGCACGGACTTCATGCCAGATTCCTGCTCCGAGTGGCTGTACCGGGCAACCGTGGCCAccattctttatttctcctgGTTCAACGTGGCCGAGGGCCGTACCCGAGGCCGCGCCGCCATCCACCTGGTGTTCCTCCTGAGTGACAGTGTTCTCATGGCGGTCACCTGGCTGACTCACATCGCCTGGCTGCCCAGTGGGATCCCACTGCAGACGTTGCTGCCTGTGGGCGGCGTCTGCGTCCTCCTGGGCCTGGCTCTGCGGCTTGTCTACTACCGCTGGCTGCACCCTAGCTGCCGCTGGGAGCCTGACCGCGTGGATGGGACCCGAGGCCTCGGCTCCCTCGAGTGGCGTCGGCTGCCTCAGAACAGGCGCATGGCCCAGTTGGCTCAGAACTTTTTCCCCAGGGTTAGGGATGAGGCTGCTTTGCCACAGAAGGGAGAGGTGAATGGGGTCCTTTGA